One part of the Deinococcus aquaedulcis genome encodes these proteins:
- a CDS encoding transmembrane protein 268, with amino-acid sequence MRRDALRPRRGPPRWARMAGYVLLLILVQGLLSRLGDAAGLPAPDLFLLTGAALAWRVSPVWALAGAYGVGLAQDLLGGGVLGLHAAGVMGGALLALGVRRYMADSGPFQAVFTVLLAVIGQWLMFLLLTYWLRSNLVTLDLLRATLPALMIGTLLVFPLWERVVTWAFGPRTGPEEALG; translated from the coding sequence ATGAGGCGCGACGCCTTGCGGCCCCGGCGCGGCCCACCCCGCTGGGCGCGGATGGCGGGCTATGTGCTGCTGCTGATTCTGGTTCAGGGCCTCCTGTCGCGCCTGGGCGACGCGGCGGGCCTGCCCGCGCCAGACCTGTTTCTGCTGACCGGTGCGGCGCTGGCGTGGCGCGTGAGTCCCGTGTGGGCGCTGGCCGGGGCTTATGGTGTGGGGCTGGCTCAGGATCTGCTGGGTGGCGGCGTACTGGGCCTGCATGCAGCGGGCGTGATGGGCGGGGCGCTGCTGGCGCTGGGCGTGCGGCGCTACATGGCGGATTCCGGGCCCTTTCAGGCCGTGTTCACCGTGCTGCTGGCCGTGATCGGGCAGTGGCTGATGTTCCTGCTGCTGACCTACTGGCTGCGCTCCAACCTGGTCACGCTGGACCTGCTGCGCGCCACACTGCCCGCGCTGATGATTGGAACGCTGCTGGTGTTTCCGCTGTGGGAACGGGTGGTGACCTGGGCCTTTGGGCCCCGCACCGGCCCCGAGGAGGCCCTGGGATGA
- the rpiA gene encoding ribose 5-phosphate isomerase A: protein MSDLEALKKEAALRAVALVQSGMRVGLGTGSTAKYAIEEIGRQLQSGELSGVVGVATSEASDALARQVGIPVEALDPRPLDIAIDGADEIAPNLDLIKGLGGALLREKLTEVQARRFIVIADHTKLVTRIGEKSALPIEIARFGFLSTIERLREVLPAGRLRHSGAQPYVTDNGNYIFDAQIPEGHDIAVLERTLKGLLGVVDTGLFLGMAERAFVAAPDGVTELTPQGR from the coding sequence ATGAGCGACCTTGAGGCCCTGAAAAAAGAAGCCGCCCTGCGCGCCGTGGCCCTGGTGCAAAGCGGCATGCGAGTGGGCCTGGGCACCGGCAGCACCGCCAAGTACGCCATTGAGGAAATTGGCCGCCAGCTGCAGAGCGGCGAGCTGAGTGGCGTGGTGGGCGTGGCGACCAGCGAGGCCAGCGACGCCCTGGCCCGGCAGGTGGGTATTCCGGTGGAAGCGCTTGACCCCCGTCCGCTGGACATCGCCATTGACGGTGCCGACGAGATTGCGCCCAACCTCGACCTCATCAAGGGGCTGGGTGGCGCCCTGCTGCGCGAGAAGCTGACCGAGGTGCAGGCGCGGCGCTTTATCGTGATCGCCGACCACACCAAGCTGGTGACGCGCATTGGCGAGAAGTCGGCCCTGCCCATCGAGATCGCCCGGTTTGGCTTCCTGAGCACCATCGAGCGCCTGCGTGAGGTGTTGCCCGCTGGCCGCCTGCGCCACAGCGGCGCCCAGCCCTACGTGACGGATAACGGCAACTACATCTTTGATGCCCAGATTCCCGAGGGGCACGACATTGCCGTCCTGGAACGGACCCTGAAGGGCCTGCTGGGCGTGGTGGACACCGGGCTCTTCCTGGGCATGGCCGAGCGGGCGTTCGTGGCGGCGCCGGACGGCGTGACCGAACTTACGCCACAGGGCCGCTAA
- a CDS encoding Maf family nucleotide pyrophosphatase, producing the protein MTPQGSGAGDAGPQVILASGSPRRRELLGLLGVRFTVQVSGEAEDSSDTDPARLAAELARLKGRAVARTAPEAVVLAADTVVAIEGELLGKPADRAENEAFVRRLSGRTHEVFTGVVVLRGGHEQVEVARTAVTFRTLSDAEIAYYAATGEGLDKAGGYGIQAVGMALVARVDGEYANVVGLPLTVTTRLLRAAGVPVWGQSAGVPGA; encoded by the coding sequence GTGACCCCCCAAGGCAGCGGCGCCGGAGACGCGGGGCCGCAGGTCATTCTGGCGTCGGGCAGCCCCCGGCGCCGGGAATTGCTGGGGCTGCTGGGGGTGCGCTTTACCGTGCAGGTCAGCGGCGAGGCCGAGGACAGCAGTGACACCGACCCCGCCCGGCTGGCGGCCGAACTGGCGCGCCTCAAGGGCCGCGCGGTGGCGCGCACGGCACCGGAGGCCGTGGTGCTGGCGGCCGATACGGTGGTGGCCATTGAGGGTGAGCTGCTGGGCAAACCCGCCGACCGCGCCGAGAACGAGGCCTTTGTGCGCCGCCTTTCCGGCCGCACCCACGAGGTGTTCACGGGTGTAGTGGTCCTGCGCGGCGGGCATGAACAGGTGGAAGTGGCGCGCACCGCTGTGACCTTCCGCACCCTCAGCGACGCCGAAATCGCCTACTACGCCGCCACGGGCGAGGGGCTGGACAAGGCCGGGGGTTACGGCATCCAGGCCGTGGGCATGGCCCTGGTGGCACGGGTGGACGGTGAATACGCCAACGTGGTGGGCCTGCCGCTGACGGTGACCACCCGCCTGCTGCGCGCCGCCGGGGTGCCGGTGTGGGGGCAGAGCGCCGGGGTGCCCGGGGCGTGA
- a CDS encoding GNAT family N-acetyltransferase produces MPLPPAVTVRPIQPGDEAAVGRVAYQTGFFGQSAARYFPDAALFAALWVGPYFRGGGFGGFVAQQGGAVVGYVLGSPSPARYRRALAGLVVERAGDLLQKSGFRGLPYLWRAARWPAPHADEHAFPAHLHLNLLPEVRGQGVGEALLHAHLRVLAGAGVPGVQLATTAENAAALRLYARLGFTVAARRVTPLWTPWLGHPAEHLCLTLVLGGAVGVARP; encoded by the coding sequence GTGCCTCTGCCTCCCGCCGTGACCGTGCGCCCCATTCAGCCCGGGGACGAGGCGGCGGTAGGGCGCGTGGCCTATCAAACCGGATTTTTCGGCCAGAGCGCCGCGCGGTATTTTCCCGATGCGGCGCTGTTTGCGGCCCTGTGGGTGGGTCCGTACTTCCGGGGCGGTGGCTTCGGTGGCTTCGTGGCGCAGCAGGGCGGCGCGGTGGTGGGCTATGTCCTGGGTTCGCCGTCTCCGGCGCGGTACCGGCGGGCGCTGGCAGGGCTGGTGGTGGAGCGGGCCGGGGATCTGCTGCAAAAGAGTGGGTTCCGGGGCCTGCCATACCTCTGGCGCGCTGCCCGCTGGCCGGCCCCGCACGCCGATGAGCACGCCTTTCCCGCCCATCTGCACCTGAATCTGTTGCCAGAGGTGCGGGGGCAGGGCGTGGGTGAGGCGCTGCTGCACGCCCATCTGCGGGTCCTGGCCGGTGCGGGCGTACCCGGCGTGCAACTGGCCACCACCGCCGAGAACGCAGCGGCCCTGCGGCTGTACGCGCGGCTGGGCTTCACGGTGGCCGCGCGCCGGGTCACGCCCCTGTGGACGCCCTGGCTGGGGCACCCCGCCGAGCACCTGTGCCTGACCCTGGTGCTGGGTGGGGCGGTCGGGGTCGCCCGACCTTAG
- the deoC gene encoding deoxyribose-phosphate aldolase, with the protein MKLAPYIDHTLLKATATQADIIQLCQEARKHSFYAVCINPVYIPLAKAQLAGSDVKVATVCGFPLGAVSPDQKAAEARASVQAGADEVDMVIHIGAALDGDWASVEADVRAVREATAGAVLKVIIETCYLNDEQKRAATEAAVRGGADFVKTSTGFGTGGATPEDVRLMREVIAGRAQIKAAGGVRSAEDAKAMIEAGATRLGTSGGVALVAGEQLGEGY; encoded by the coding sequence GTGAAGCTTGCGCCGTACATTGACCACACCCTCCTTAAAGCCACCGCCACGCAGGCGGACATCATCCAATTGTGCCAGGAAGCGCGCAAGCACAGCTTCTACGCCGTGTGCATCAATCCGGTTTACATTCCGCTGGCCAAGGCGCAGTTGGCGGGCAGCGACGTGAAAGTGGCCACCGTGTGCGGCTTTCCCCTGGGCGCCGTGAGCCCCGACCAGAAGGCCGCTGAGGCCCGCGCCAGCGTGCAGGCCGGCGCTGACGAGGTGGACATGGTTATTCACATCGGCGCGGCGCTGGACGGCGACTGGGCCAGCGTGGAGGCCGATGTGCGCGCCGTGCGGGAAGCCACGGCGGGCGCGGTGCTGAAGGTCATCATTGAAACCTGCTACCTGAACGACGAGCAAAAGCGCGCCGCCACCGAAGCGGCTGTGCGCGGCGGGGCCGACTTCGTGAAGACCAGCACCGGCTTTGGCACGGGCGGCGCCACCCCCGAAGACGTGCGCCTGATGCGCGAGGTGATCGCGGGCCGCGCCCAGATCAAGGCGGCGGGCGGCGTGCGCAGCGCCGAGGACGCCAAGGCGATGATCGAGGCAGGGGCCACGCGCCTGGGCACCTCGGGCGGGGTGGCGCTGGTGGCCGGTGAACAGCTGGGCGAGGGGTACTGA
- the mreC gene encoding rod shape-determining protein MreC: MKARAALLTLLGLLALSMVTTRFQVVPPGALRSGIAPLSQLAVVAADNVRRAYQTLVSERQLAAQVGTLQKENDVLRQRNELLTREVSRLRQVVKITTTQAPNALGIAQVVAVDPSPLLARLDVNKGARDGVRLRMPVTVPRGLVGQITDVSPGHATVLALVDPESTVGVTLQGNRGGRGVARGVPPDRLRAAFSRSVPIKPGDVLVTNSLGGVFPVGIPVGTVEKVLPLGPNDINRTVIIKPAVDVGVVEDVTILEGL; the protein is encoded by the coding sequence GTGAAGGCCCGCGCCGCGCTGCTGACCCTGCTGGGGCTGCTGGCCCTGAGCATGGTCACCACCCGCTTTCAGGTGGTGCCGCCCGGCGCGCTGCGCTCGGGCATTGCGCCGCTCTCGCAGCTGGCGGTGGTCGCCGCCGACAACGTGCGCCGCGCCTACCAGACCCTGGTGTCCGAGCGGCAACTGGCGGCCCAGGTGGGCACCCTGCAAAAGGAAAACGACGTGCTGCGCCAGCGCAACGAACTGCTGACCCGCGAGGTTTCGCGGCTGCGGCAGGTGGTGAAAATCACGACCACCCAGGCGCCCAACGCCCTGGGAATTGCGCAGGTGGTGGCGGTGGACCCCAGCCCGCTGCTGGCCCGGCTGGACGTGAACAAGGGCGCGCGCGACGGCGTGCGGCTGCGCATGCCGGTGACGGTGCCGCGCGGCCTGGTGGGCCAGATCACGGACGTGAGCCCGGGCCACGCCACCGTGCTGGCGCTGGTGGACCCGGAGAGCACCGTGGGCGTGACCCTGCAGGGCAACCGGGGCGGGCGCGGCGTGGCCCGGGGCGTGCCGCCAGACCGCCTGCGTGCGGCGTTCTCGCGCTCGGTGCCCATCAAGCCGGGCGACGTGCTGGTCACCAACAGCCTGGGGGGGGTGTTCCCGGTGGGCATTCCGGTGGGCACGGTGGAAAAGGTGCTGCCGCTGGGGCCCAACGACATCAACCGCACGGTGATTATCAAGCCGGCGGTGGACGTGGGTGTGGTGGAAGACGTAACGATTCTGGAGGGCCTGTGA
- a CDS encoding peroxiredoxin: MSDASPASPQPGQPFPDFALPDAQGQTHRLSDYAGRYVVLYVYPKDDTPGCTKEACDFRDNALLRGHGAAILGVSADDAESHTKFAEKYSLPFPLLSDDGAAFLRQIGSYGTKNMYGKVTEGIKRQTFLIGPDGALVKSWLAVKVDGHADHVAAAIDKDRAARGPA, encoded by the coding sequence ATGAGCGATGCTTCCCCCGCCAGCCCCCAGCCGGGCCAGCCCTTTCCCGACTTCGCCTTGCCGGATGCCCAGGGGCAGACCCACCGTCTGTCCGACTACGCGGGGCGCTACGTGGTGCTGTACGTGTACCCCAAGGATGACACCCCCGGCTGCACCAAGGAAGCCTGCGATTTCCGTGACAACGCGCTGCTCAGGGGCCACGGCGCGGCCATTCTGGGTGTCAGTGCCGATGACGCCGAGAGCCACACAAAATTCGCCGAGAAATACAGCCTGCCCTTTCCGCTGCTCAGCGATGACGGCGCGGCGTTCCTGCGCCAGATCGGCTCGTACGGCACGAAGAACATGTACGGCAAGGTCACCGAGGGCATCAAGCGCCAGACCTTCCTGATTGGCCCGGATGGCGCGCTGGTCAAGAGCTGGCTGGCGGTGAAGGTGGACGGCCACGCCGATCACGTGGCCGCCGCCATTGACAAGGACCGCGCCGCGCGGGGGCCCGCATGA